The segment atagcggctgttggataaaccgttggtttgcgttgtgtttgccgtttacagttgcagccggtaaaatatgattttatttgtacatttaactgaacgcggaacgaggtagaatcatatgcgtatagtacgaattaaacgcggttccccccatgggccaccaaaaatgttgtgaaatcctcgatacgagatttcaatgttgagcagaaatgctctggggaatctttgcgtttaataatgtactacacgatatagacaattcgagatttattcatttggacttcaatcaacttaaactttaatcttaatcgcgtatagagtacaatgtaatgggtaatacgggtttaagcgcggccggctgcaactgctaattgtcgttgtgatttcgtcgaaacgcaaacgaagactcttcatggtgatcggaaacgaggttacgccgccctagcatgaaacgacgccgttctccgagtgggcaatcgcagttagagcgctctcactctctttgtagtttaacccttagaaaaccgtccacctattattccggcaaaacaacagaaagagaatcacgttatcatagtttcgaactagagacattggctataatttatgcattgaggcgttttagagcatatttggagcataggtccttcaaaataatcacggattgtaattcgttagtacagacgttaaccagaaagtcaattagtcctaagatagcacggtggtccctagagttagagaactatgattactccattatgcacagacctggagccagtatggcgcacgttgatgcgctgagcagacaagatcaagtgacgaatatgttagaggatggttatagagtcaaatacggtttagaaaagtctaatttaGAAAAAGATGAGAGTAGAAAGCATAATACAAGGAATAGTGTAAGTAGAGACAACCCTGGTAGTGAGCATAGAGCATAGCATACCGTAGAGAACCCTGTGATTAAGTGTagagaattaaatatcaatagaGAGCGTAGTAGTACCGTACAGAACCCTGCGATTGAGTGTGGAGAATCAAGTGCAGTAGGAAGTAGATTTGGAAATAGGTGGAAGTCTGATGATAGAGAGAACCTTGGTGGTGATTGTAGAGATAACATAGAGAATAGTGAATATAGGGAAAAGGATGGATGGAAGATTGAAAttagagatttgagccaatgtagaggaagcgttaacgatgtggtggggggagtaaagtacattagtagtaggaattcagataaagagaaaaaatgtgttgaggatacagtagagagggacaagttagagtttcaggaggaaagattacttaaatcattgatagttggggtagtaggtgcaacgccagaagatgttgatttgatattgcaaacagaacagatgcgagacaaggaagtagttaggattcgaaaaatgctagaggatggaattgaagtagattttgaaatgatagatggtattgtttacaagaggagttgtgaaaacaaactatgtttctatgtaccaatgtgtatggaagagcagttgataaggcggtcacacgaaaaactaggacatctggccgcagagaagtgcgtgagtgaccttttgaggaccaactggtttccgtcaatgagaagtaaagtggcaagtttcatcagaaactgtctaccgtgtatactacactggatgcctaaaacaatccataacagaacgctccatagtatcccaaagtcgtgtgttccttttcataccctacatgttgatcatttgggtccgttgccgagtattagatctaagcgaaaacacctccttgtggtaatagattcattcactaagtttgtcaaattgttcccggttaatagtaccagcacgcgggaagcgaaggatgccttaagtaaatattttgatttctgtagtcgccctactaggataatatcagatcgtgggacctgtttcacctcgttagagttctctagttttctgcaggagagagggatagagcacattaaggtagctacaggtgcaccgcaggcgaatggccaagtggagcgggtgaatcgtgttcttactcctatgttaggaaaactgtcagagccccttgagcaagccgattggtataggttgatgagcaaggtagagcacgccattaataactgcgttaacagcagtacgaaaaagacacctagcACATTGTTATTTGGAATACCCCAGAAAGGACAGAAAGGAAAGGACAGAAAGAAGTTAGCGTCAGAACttagagagttggaaactataagagaaatagcaagtgagtacatacggttgtcgcagaaaagaaatgagaagatgtatgcccataaacatagagccccattaaagtatgaacctggtgactatgtagcagtccggcatgtggacacaacaccggggatcaataagaagttcgcaccaaagtatcgaggaccgtacaggatcaatagagtattggataatgatcgttatgaggttgtcgacattgaggactgtcagttGACGCAAATGCCATTCCGAAGTATATTAGAACCAGCAAAGGCTTAAACCCTGGGTAGAGTGCAAGGATAAAACCATGGTCTCATGTTGTTAATCGATGAAATAGTATGTTAAGTAAGACAATACCgaataagaaatgtttaaccaactgtatgccttagtgtgtagatcgtgggcgatctgtagtcaggttgcccgaatgtaagatatgaatattagtttataagatttgaatattagtttaagattttctcatcgatagtattataagaaataccaatgtactcgatatatcgatacttgtcctcgacaagtatcgatatgccaacacacattcattcgaatacgccgatcaagaaagaagaacatataataaaaccgtgctattaaaagtttacaaaCAGATGTGCAACATGAGTTAAACCGCGAAAAAGGTACTTTTTTAAATACTTCCTGTAGATCCATCCTATCCTACCTTTTTAGttacaaacgagggggaacgttgtgagttgctgcggacaccgcaactctacagttatacccgatactaagtcagtatggctctcctccggcagacgccgctaatattaaacgacacgacaaagagtgcgtgcgagagagacagaaaatcagtctgagcgtgacgtcgggcgctgcgtagccactagtctagtctctgagatttgtggatgccccagattttcgtcctttgcgggggcggaagggggtgtggtgaaatttggacacgaaacggtcaaggtccgatatcacaggagtgtggataccaaatttggttgctctggctcttataggttctgagattcttgaactcatattttgcaattggcaaaacctaCCATgcaacctgtgtgttagagagagacagagcgagaaagaatgaaattgttttcttgattctggctataataattatacgatctgattgagattttacactctagaacatatagtcatcctctacgattctgcgtttttggttttatcgtatcgttaaaaatgtggatgccacagattttcgtcctttgtgggggcggaagtgggcggggcgaagttttgaaatatttttgtagcagtgacatatcacagaagtctggatccaaaacatcgttgctctagctcttatagtctttgagcactaggcgctgaaggggacggacagacggacggacggacggacagacggacagacagacagggctcaatcgactcggctattgatgctgatcaagaatatatatactttatggggtcggaaatgattccttctggacgttacacacatccacttttaccacaaatctaatataccccaatactcattttgagtatcgggtataaaaacaccaCGATATTTTTCACCTAAACCCACTGGTTCTCGATCCCTGTCTATGATCGGAAATCATATTCCTTGATTTAAAATTCGGTGGAATATTATTAGCTTATAACCTATTTCAGCTGCAAATTTTTGCATTTATTGCATCCCATTAATAATACCTGATACTCAAAGGcggaaaatctgtggcatccacaatttcaaagataagAGACAATCGAAAACGCATTTGATTAAGGTGAGTTGCATAGTAATATTTATTGCCAATGATTCAGTTTCACTTCGAAAATAAGCTAgtagtacatacatatgtacatagaacagttacatatgtatataggttACTGCATCTGCGATTAGCAGACGTTCAAGATCAGCCACGATATAGAAATGCCATTAGGAATTgtattacatatgtatgtatattttagTGCAACAAAATGTTTATAATGTATTTTTAGAGTGTTAATACTACGGGTTTTCTCCCAAGACTCTAAGACCAGAGAGCAGTTCTATAATTGAAACCATTCCTGGAATCGCCTGTTCTGGTCTACGGTCCTTACTGGATATTTTCATTTTGTACTATGTAATGGTATAAATAACATATAAGTTAGCATGTAAATATACTAGATTTAATTTACCTAGGAACTAAGTTGGCTCCAAAATGCCGCAATGTTTCCAGTTATTCCTTTGACTTTGGCTCTCCAGTAGcctgtagcagtgacatatcacagaagtctggatccaaaacatcgttgctctagctcttatagtctttgagcactgggcgctgaagggacggacagacggacggacggacggacggacggacggacggacggacggacggacagacggacagacagacggacagacagacagggctcaatcgactcggctattgatgctgatcaggcATATATATGctgtatggggtcggaaacgattccttctggacgttacacacatccatatttaccacaaatctaatataccccaatacatAAAGATCGTAACCAGCAATCCGGAGAACAGAGCGCACAGATATCCCAAGTGAAGCGACGCACTCTTCTGCTGACGGAAACTGCAATATAAAGACACGAATTTTCAATGTTAATACCCCTCAAAAGGTCGTGTCTCCCCCACTTACAGCTGTTTCGAACGGGGCGAAAAGGGCGAGGGTGGCGTCACACCTGGCACTGCGCTGTCCAAGTATACAGCGCAGGCGAATGTGGCCACGATGAGGCCACACATCAGTGGGCTCAACTTGGAGACCAGTTGGTGCCTCTCAGACCATTCCAAGACCTCGCTCCATTGACCCTGTACATAGCCGGTCAACTGTTGAACGCTGTCTGTGTTGATGTACGGCACTGAAATTCGTTAAAAGTGTCAATAAATTGATTTCGGTGTTATCAGTGCCATCATGATAACATACTACCGCAATTAAAGTTCAAGTTTTCATAGAAAATCAAAAATACCTCAACAGACGAAGTTGTTGGCGGATTCTGAGCGAAATTAAAGAAGTTTCTGGCGGGACGTGACATGGGCAGCACTTTTTACACAAGTTTGaatacatgtgtgtgtgtcgcgTGACGACCTGAGTGCAAAACACCGTTAGGAGTCACCCATCAAAGTAAGCCAACAACAAAGGCCGAAGAAGGCAAACAATTAAGAAAACTAATCACTCCGCCTGGCTGGCTTATTTATGCAAATGAGAATCTACGGCCAAAAGGCAAAATGCGCAACACACAATTTGCTGTCTTTATTTAGATGCTTGGAGTATTGCAGGAGGAAGGGGCGCGGAGTCCAAAGCAAACGGAATGAAAATGGCTATGAGatcacacaaacacacacatttctTGGCTATTTATAAGGCAAACACAAACAAATAAACTTAGGCAACGACATCACCGACAATTGCAGCCTTGTGAACGCTTCTCCCCCTCCCCATCCTGCTTCTACATCAACTTGACACACTTACTGCTTAGAATGACGCTCTTGTATCCAATGATGAGTATACCCAGAAAAAGCGCTGCTTTCTTGAGCCGCGGGTCGAAGGTTGTCAGTGTCACGCCCACGCCTACGCCGCCCTTGTCAGCCGCTTCGACTGCACCTACACGTAACTGTGTGGCCAAAAGTGGCGATGTAATTTCTGTGGGCTGACGACTATTATTTGGGGTGGATGTGAATATCCGTGTTGTGCTCTGTTGCGCATTTGATTTTTGAATGACGGCCGCAGCGGCGACGTTTGTTTTCATTTTGCTTTTTGTTTACCGGGGCAGCTTCAACAATATCTAAGTATGTGTGTATGCGTGGGGGAGCTTGCAAACACGAAAGCACAATTGATATATTATTCCAAAACAAACACAACGAATATTACAACAAGAACTAAACACGTCCATCCCCCGTTTTTCCAGTACGAATGCATTTCAGTGCTGCCATTTTAGCATATTTCAGGCTAGATCTAGCCTTTTTAAAGATGAATTGCTCAAACAAAAACGGTCAACAAAAATATAAAGTTTttacatggtaactacacGGCAACTACAAATGTTCTACATATAAACTACAGACGTATTTATAGAGTATTTACCCTTGCATACCTATTTCCGGGTATTTCCTTTAATTGATGTTAAAATTTTGTTTTCCAAGCTGCTTTGAAGTGACTTTCTCATATTGACATGTTTTTGACCTATTCATGCATTTAATTAGATTCCTGTAAATATATCTCAATCCCGATACATATTTTTGGAATCAGTAAAATGACCATAAACTGCCAAATTTCGTTAAGATAGCTTTACAATTTAGAGGCTATTATTGCATAGCTACTcaacatacaaaaaaattaataaaatccGTCATGGCATTCGTTGGAGCCTGGACGGACAAACATTTGATCAATCCCATAATGCCCTTCCATGGTTTGCTGACCAAAAGGAGGGTATAAACAACCGGCAAAACGGCTCTGAAAATGCCACGCATGCAAGGTA is part of the Drosophila miranda strain MSH22 chromosome Y unlocalized genomic scaffold, D.miranda_PacBio2.1 Contig_Y1_pilon, whole genome shotgun sequence genome and harbors:
- the LOC117191932 gene encoding uncharacterized protein LOC117191932 isoform X1; this encodes MKTNVAAAAVIQKSNAQQSTTRIFTSTPNNSRQPTEITSPLLATQLRVGAVEAADKGGVGVGVTLTTFDPRLKKAALFLGILIIGYKSVILSMPYINTDSVQQLTGYVQGQWSEVLEWSERHQLVSKLSPLMCGLIVATFACAVYLDSAVPGVTPPSPFSPRSKQLFRQQKSASLHLGYLCALFSGLLVTIFMYWGILDLW
- the LOC117191932 gene encoding uncharacterized protein LOC117191932 isoform X2, with protein sequence MSRPARNFFNFAQNPPTTSSVEVFLIFYENLNFNCGMPYINTDSVQQLTGYVQGQWSEVLEWSERHQLVSKLSPLMCGLIVATFACAVYLDSAVPGVTPPSPFSPRSKQLFRQQKSASLHLGYLCALFSGLLVTIFMYWGILDLW